AATGTAATGCGGACAGGGGCCCCCTCCAGCCCATGCACCAGTTGTAAACCGCCGAAGCCTCCACCCACGACGACAACATGATGTTCTTGCATATGTCTTTGCCTTCCAAAGCTCGCGCACGGAGCATGCGCAAGCCAAAGCATAGGCGAAAAAATTGACTTTGGTTATGAATTACGCTGACCGCAGGCCTGACAAAAACGCCGGACTGTTTCAGCCATGCCATATTCCATGGCATCTGCCGTCAGCCCGTGGCCGATCGATACCTCAGCGAGATTGGGGATACGTTTCATCAGCTTGGGCAGGTTCGCAACCGTCAGATCATGGCCGGCATTGACAGCAAGCCCGAGTGCTGCGGCATGATCCGCCGTCTGCCCAAGCTTCTCGACAAGCAGGTCAGCCTTTTGCGTATCGTCAAAACAGCCGCCATAAGGGCCGGTGTAAAGCTCGATGCGGGCGGCCCCCGTCTCGGCCGCCAGCTCCACCGGCTCGCGTTCCCCGTCGCCATCGGCAAACAGTGAAACGCGCATGCCACCGGCCTTCAGGCGCCCGACGACATCTTTCAGAAAAACAGCATGTTTGCGGAAATCCCAGCCGTGGTCTGACGTCGCCTGCGACGGGTCGTCAGGCACCAGCGTCACCTGTTCCGGCTGGGTCTTTTCGCAGAGAACGAGAAAATCCTCGGTGGGATACCCTTCGATGTTGAATTCCGCGCCGGGGAAACGATCATCGATCAGCGCCCGCAGCACCGGCAGATCCGAAAAGCGGATATGGCGCTGGTCGGGCCGCGGGTGTACAGTCAACCCGCTTGCACCCGCCGAGAGCGCAATCTGCCCGAAATGCGCGACATCAGGCCAGGGAAGATCGCGGCGGTTGCGTAACATGGCAATTGCGTTCAGATTGACGGAAAGTTTTGCAGGCATGGCATCGGGCTCCGGTTCGGAATTGATACCTTGTTTCACGCAGGTTGACGCCGACCGCAAGGAGGCCGATAAAATTTTTTAAAGCTGCGGGAACGAAAGCAGGCAATACACGTTATGGTTTTTTTGCTGCGTTTGGCATGATGTCTTGATCAGAAGACGGGCCCGCGACGGGGGAACGAATAACGGATGCCATAAAAAGCAGGCACACTGTCAAAAAGCGTGAAGGGGGAGACGATGCAGGATGGCAGGATGCCGTTTGAACACGGCGACGAGGACAAACCCAATCTCAGGATCAGCAGCTTTCTACCGGATGTGAGCCTGCCTTCCTCCCTGCCCGCCGAACCGGTTCCCATCGCCGACATGGCCAATATTTTCGGAGTGACCCACCGGACACTGCATTTTTACGAGGAAAAGGCACTGCTGACCTCGAAGCGCATCGGCCAGATGCGCGTTTATACCCACCGCAACGTTCAGCGCATGGCCGTCATCAACGTCTGTCGCGAAGTGGGCATCTCCGTTGCCGCGATTACCGAAATCATGGAAAAACTCGTCCGGTCGCTCTCGCAGGAAGAGGCGGACGACATATTCCACGCCGCATTGCGGCAGCGGAAGAGAGAATTGACCTCCGAGCTTTCCACCCTCCAGCGTCAGGCCCAGCAGATCGAGGAATTGCTGGTGACGGAGACGGATGCGGACGGCATGGATGGCACTGAGCGGGCACCGGCAAAGGACATCGCCCTCACCGACACCGAACGTAAATGCCTGGAACTGATGGCGGAGGGTTATGCGCCAGTGCGGCTTGCCCGCGCCCTTGGCCTTTCAGGCAGCGATCTCAACACGCTGGAGGCAAAGATCATCGGCAAGTTCAGTGCCAGCAACCGCTTTCAGGCGGTCGCCAAGGCGGTTCTGCTCGGCGTCATCCGTGCCTGATCAACGAACGATCGTCAGGGTTTCGGCCGCGCGGGTGATGGCAGTGTAAAGCCATCTTTCGCGAGAATCACGGAAAGCATAGCTCTCGTCGAAGAGAACCACATTGTTCCATTGCGAACCCTGTGCCTTGTGCACGGTCAGCGCGTAACCGAAATCGAACTCGTCGTACCTCTTGCGGGTCGACCAGGGAATTTCGGTCTCCACATCCTCGAAGGCCGCCTTCAGCAATTTGATCTTGGCCGCACCGCGATCCATATCGTCATCTTCCGGCCGGATCATCAGGTTGATGCCGGGTTTCACCGTCTCGCGCGATGAACTCATCACCTGCCACAGCGAGCCGTTGAGCAGGCCCTTGGCCGGATCGTTGCGAAGGCAGACCAGCTTGTCGCCGGACTGTGGATAATCGGCGGAAAAACCCTTCAGCTCACGAAGCCGCTGATTGTAGCGGCGGCGGGTGCGATTGGTGCCGACCAGAACCTGATCGGCCTCGAGCACCAGCGACTGCGTCACTTCGGACTTGGAAATCACCTGCGCGGAGCCATAATCGCCGCGCATGATCTCGCGGCCTTCGCGCACATCCATGGCAAGATGGATGATGGGGTTATCCTTGGCCTGGCGGTGGATTTCCGACAGCAGAAAATCCGGCTCCTGCTCGGTAAAAAAGCCGCCGCCCGAAACCGGCGGCAGCTGGCCGGGATCACCAAGCACGAGGATCGGTGTGCCGAAACTCATCAGATCCTTGCCGAGCTGCTCGTCCACCATCGAGCATTCATCGATGATGATCAGCGCTGCCTTGGCGAGCGGGCTCTGGCGGTTGATGGAAAACATCGGCGCAACAGAGGTTTTGCCGGTTTCCTCGTCTTCGACCGTTTCTTCACCGCGTGGGCGGTAGATCAGCGAATGAATGGTGCGGGCATTGGTCGCCCCGCGCGAACGCAGCACCTGCGCCGCCTTGCCGGTGAAGGCAGCAAACAGCACCTCACCATCGACATTTTCCGCAAAATGCTTGGCAAGCGTCGTCTTGCCCGTTCCGGCATAACCGAACAGCCGGAAAACCGGCGTCCGGCCTTCTTTCAGCCAGCGGGAAACAGCCTTGAGCGCTTCGTCCTGTTGCGGTGAAAATAACATGCGTCCTCATCGCAGGATTCGAGCCTGATGCGCAACAGAAAAAGAACGAAAGATGAATCGCGCAATGAGAATGATGACCTCAATGCGCCGCCTGCTTCTCGACAAGCTGCGCCAGCTGCTCCGCAACCGTGTTCCAGCCGTCGAAGAACCCCATCTCCGCGTGCCTGTCGCGGTCGGCAAGGTTGTTGTGCATGGCATAGGCCTCATATTCCATGCCATCAGGATGATCGCGAAACGTCATCACGGCGGTGAGGAACGGCTGGGCGGAGGGCCGGAAACCCGCCGTCAGCGCATCGGTGAAGATGAGGCGCTGCTCATGATCCACCGCCAGGAAACAGCCGCTGACATGCTGGCCAAATTCCCTGCCGTCTTCGCTGTAGCGCGTCTCGAAAGCACCGCCGGGGTGAAGCTCCATTTTGTCCACCCGGCACTGGCCGGGATGCGGCACCCACCATTGTTCCAGGCTGGTCTTGTCCGTCCAGGCATTCCAGACCAGCCGGCGCGGCGCCTTGATGATGCGTGAAATCTTCAGGTCGAGATCGGGATTGAAAGTCTCGGTCATTGGTCATTCTCCCCTTTGCTGGACATCCTGTCCTGTTGCGCCATGACGAATTGCTCGAGCCGGTCGGTGCGGCCCTCCCAGACGGCACGCTGTTGCGAAAGCCAGCCATCGAGCATGGAAAACCTCTGTTTCTCCAGCGAGCAGAACCGGACACGCCCCTGCTTGCGTGTCACGATCAGCCCCGCCTCCTCCAGCTGGCGGATATGTTTCATGAAGGATGGCAGGGCCATAGCGAAGGGTTCGGCCAGCGTTCCAATGCTCGCCTCCCCGCCGCCCAGCCGCAGGATCACGGCCCTGCGGGTCGGATCGGCGAGAGACTGGAAGATATCGTTGAGCGCGTCTGAATAGTTTTCCATAAAGCTAACTATCATGGGAAAACACTTAGCTCAATGGATAAGTTTAAAAAATATTTCGCAACGGGGAATAAACCGGCGCGCGACGGTGTCTCTTGATGCGCTGGCGGCTTGAGCCCGCCCGAACCAAGGAGGATATGTCCATGAAAATCCGCTTTATCGTTCCCGCCCTCGTTCTGGCTTTTGCCGGAACGGCCTATGCAGCGCCGGCGGTCGAAACGGTCAAAACCGACAAAGGCAATGTGCTTGCCGGCGAAAAAGGCATGACGCTCTACACTTTCAAGAACGACAAGAAGGGCGTATCCAATTGTTACGACAAATGCGCGGTGAACTGGCCGCCGTTTTTTGCAGCCGCCAGTGACAAGGCCGAGGGCGCCTATTCCCTCTTGAAGCGCAAGGACGGCAAGATGCAGTGGGCAAAGGACGGCATGCCGCTTTATTACTGGGTCAAGGACACGAAAAAGGGCGACGCCACCGGCGACGGTATGAACGGTGTATGGGATGCCGCAAAACCCTGATGGCATGAATGGTGAAAAGCGGGGGAGCCACTCCCCCGCAACCGGCAGCTTCGAAACGGAGATGCTGGCGTTGATACCCATGCTGCGCCGTTATTCCCGCAGCCTTTCCCGTTCCGATGCCGATGGCGAGGACCTGTTGCAGGACTGCGTGGAAAAGGCACTTGCCAACAAAAGGCAATGGCGCGGAACGGGTTTGAAAACATGGGCTTACACGATAATGACGAATCTTTATCGCAACCGCCACCGCGCCGAGAAACGTCATCCGTCCGAAAGCCTCGACGGCCATGAGACCATTGCCATCCCGGACACGCTTTCCGACACGCTGGAGAACGACCGGCTGCATCGCGCGCTAGCACTTCTTTCACCGGATATGCGGGCAGTGCTGATGCTGGTGACGGTGGAAGGCTACAGCTATCAGGAGGCGGCCGAGACCTTGGCGATCCCGCTCGGCACCGTCATGTCCAGGCTGTCTCGCGCCCGCGAAACACTTCGCCAGCATCTGGCGGAGGATAATATCATACCCCTGCGGAGACCACGATGAAACGGCCCGATGCCATAACCGAAGACGATCTGCACGCCTATGTCGACGGACTTCTTTCCGACGACGACCGCGCGGCTGTCGAGAGCTGGCTGGCTGAAAGACCGGAAGACCAGAGCCGCGTGCAGGCATGGAAAAAACAGGCCGACATTCTGCGCAATGCCTTCGCCTCCTATGCCGCCGCACATCCGCATGACGCCTCGATGCTCGGCCCGCAAAAGAGGGATCGCACATGGCGGCTGAAACCGGCCCTCCTGCGGACGGCGGCGGCCCTGCTGATCTTCGTAGCGGGCGCCGCAGCCGGCAGGCTGCTGCCCTCCTCCTTTTCGACGCCGCAGGACGTGACCCTGGCATCGCTGACGACGGATATTCCGGCACAGGCGAAATCCGCCTATCTCATCTATGCAAGCGAGGTGCGTCACCCCGTCGAGGTCGGCGCCGGCGAGCAGCAGCATCTTGCGACTTGGCTTGGCAAGCGGCTCGGTTATCCCTTCGCCATCCCCGATCTGTCGAAGATCGGATATGACCTCGTCGGCGGGCGTCTCATCCCCGTCAGCGGCAAGCCGGGCGCGATGCTGATGTATCAGGACAAGACCGGCCGCCGGGTGACGGTGCTGGTCGGCCACAACGAGGAAAACCGCACCACCAGCTTCCGCATGGCCAGCGCCGACGGTGTCGAAACCTTCTACTGGATCGACAACGAGCTGGGTTATGCCGTTTCCGCCGAACTGTCGCGCGACGAGGTGCAGGCAATCGCCGAGGAATGTTACCGGCAGTTTCCGACGTGAGGCCAGCAGGGGCCGCGGAATGCGAGTGACGACGTCAGCATCTGCGTGATGGAAGGCAAACAGCAGCAACGCACCGAAGGACGAGGTCAAATTTTTTGATGGATCGATCGTCTCCGCCATGGGTTTGAGAAGTCGACACAAAAGACTATTGTCCAATCGACAACCGCTGGAGCAAAACCATGCATGAGGATATTCCTGCCGTCACCCTGCCCTCTGGAAATGAGGTTCCAGCCCTCGGACTTGGCACCTGGAATATGGGCGAGACGAGATCATCGGCAGACGACGAGATTGAAAGCATCCGCAAGGCGATCGATCTCGGCATGACGTTGGTCGACACCGCGGAAATGTATGCCGACGGCCGGTCGGAAGAAGTGGTCGGCACGGCAATCGCCGGCCGCCGCGACGAGGTGTTTCTGGTCAGCAAGGTCTATCCCTGGAATGCCAGCGCGAGAGGCACTGCGGAAGCGTGCGAGCGCAGCCTCGCAAGGCTCGGCACCGACCACATCGACCTCTATCTGCTGCACTGGCGCGGCGAGCACCCGCTTGGCGAAACCGTGGCCGCGTTCGAAAGGCTGAAGAGCGACGGCAAGATCGGCAACTGGGGCGTCTCCAATTTCGATACCGACGATATGGAGGAGCTTTTCACCGTTCCAGAGGGCAAAAACTGCGCCGCCAATCAGGTGCTCTATAACCTCTCCCGGCGCGGACCTGAATTTTCCCTTCTGCCCTGGTGCCAGGAGCACGGCGTGCCGCTGATGGCCTATTCCCCCATCGAGCAGGGCCGTATCCTGAAGAACCACGAACTCATTCGCATCGCCAAGGCTTATCAGGCAACCCCGGCGCAGCTGGCCTTGGCCTTTCTTTTGGATAGGGACGGCGTCATCGCCATTCCAAAATCCGCCAGCGTGTCCCGTATCGTGGAAAATCGCGGCGCCACCGATCTTGAAATAACCGAGGAAGACTGGACCGCCCTCGACGCCGCCTTCCCGCCGCCGACGCGCAAGACGTCCTTGGAAATGCTCTGACATAACAGGGCGTTAGCGGACATTTCGGAATCAGCTGCTGAAGCGGTTGAATCGGAATGTGAGAACCGGGAACTGCCCGCAATAAAGATTGCAATAACGGCGCGGCAAGCCGCGCCGTCGGTCAGATAGCCCCGGGGCTTTATGACGGTATGCGGGGCTCGTATTCCTCTTTCAGCGCCAGCCACGTATCCCAGAAAGGGGCCGGTTCCTTTTCCTGAAGACGGGCAGCGAGAATATCGAGATGCACATGCCAGCCGGCGCTGACATCGAGCTTGGTCTTCCTGCCAACCAACCGGCGATGAATCAGCGTCAGAAGCACATCCTTGCCCAGAGCCTGAAGCTCGATCGACACCTCTCCGCTTTCACCCCAACTAAAGACAAGGTGATGCGGCGGAACGACGGTAATGATGCGGGACGCCATCTTTTCCTCTTCGGAAAAGCCTTCCGGGCGGTGGCCCGGCGGATCGGAAAGCTCGTCGTTGCGCCACACCAGTTCGAAGGGCGCATCGGGCGCAAGCCGCATTTCGCCGGAGGCGAGCCAGCGGCGGCGAAGGTCACTTTGGGTCAGATAAGCCCAGACCCGCTCGATCGGTCCGGGCAACAGCCGCTCGATCTTCAGGGTCGTTGGCTCGACGAGACGGCCATAGGTTTCAGGCATTGCGATATCAGCCATTGTCATTTCCTCCATCTGCAGGGGATTTTCCCTGATCTTCCTCCCTGAGCATCTGCTCAAGAACATCGAGGCGATTGCCCCAGAACTGCCGGTAGAAATCCAGCCATTCATGCGCTTCCGCTAGGGGTTCCGGCGCAAGGCGGCAGACATGGATGCGCCCCCTCACCTCGCGGCGGATAAGCCCCGCATTTTCCAGCGCCTTGATATGCTTCGAGGCTGCCGCGAGCGATATGTCGAAGGGTTGAGCCAACTGGCTCACCGTTCGCTCGCCACGGGAAAGATCACGCAGCATCGTGCGTCGCGTTGCGTCGCCAAGGGCATGAAAGACAGTGTCTAGATGTGAAGCGGATAATTCAACCATGTTGTTGAATATAGCCGGTCGCCGCGGAATGTCAACCACATGGTTGAATATCGATCCCAAGCGGATTCCATAAAAAAACCCGCGGCGAACCGCGGGCTTTATGGAAGATTTCGCTTAGAGACGAATTACATGCCCTGCGAACCGCGGTTCATGGCGGCAATGCCCGTGCGGCAGATTTCGATCAGGCCGAGCGGCTTGATGATCGCCACGAACTGGTCGATCTTGGATGACTTGCCGGTGATCTCGAAGATGAAATGCTCCACCGTGGCATCTACCACCTTGGCCTGAAACGCATCGGCAAGCCGCAGCGCCTCGGCACGGACTTCGCCCGTGCCGGCAACCTTGATGAGCGCCACTTCGCGCTCGATCGGCCGTTCCTGTCCCAGTTCACGGGCACGGACGGTAAGGTCCAGAACCCGGTGCACCGGCACGATGCGTTCCAGCTGCGCCTTGATCTGCTCCAGCACGATGGGCGTACCCCGTGTGACGATGGTGATGCGCGACAGATGCGCCTCATGTTCCGTTTCCGAAACCGTCAGGCTTTCGATGTTGTAGCCACGGCCGGAAAACAGGCCGATGACCCGGGCGAGAACGCCCGGCTCGTTGCTGACGAGAACCGACAGCGTGTGATTTTCAACGGCAGCCGTTTCCTTCTGGATGAAATAGGCGGAGCCGGTGGGTTGTAGGTGTGCGTTCATGTCCTTTTCCTCTCCCGGCTCAGACTAGCTGACGGCCCTTGGCATCGATGGCGTTGGCAACAGCTTCATCCGTCGCCTCATCCGGCAACAGCATCTCGTTATGGGCTTTACCAGATGGGATCATCGGGAAGCAATTGGCGAGATTGGCAACGCGGCAATCGAAGATGACCGGCTTGTTGACCGCAATCATCTCGGCGATCTTGTCGTCCAGTTCCTTCGGGTCGTCGCAATACATGCCGACAGCGCCATAGGCCTCCGCCAGCTTGACGAAATCAGGCATGGCTTCGGTATAGGAGTTGGACAGACGGTTGCCGTGCAGCAACTGCTGCCATTGCCGCACCATGCCCATATACTGGTTGTTGAGGATGAAAATCTTCACCGGCAGGCCGTACTGGATGGCGCAGGACATTTCCTGGATACACATCTGGATCGATGCGTCACCGGCAATGTCGATGACAAGCGCTTCGGGATGCGCGACCTGCACGCCGATAGCCGCCGGCAGGCCATAACCCATGGTGCCGAGACCGCCCGAGGTCATCCAGTGGTTCGGCTCCTCGAAACCGAAGAACTGCGCCGCCCACATCTGGTGCTGGCCGACTTCTGTCGTGATGTAAGTGTCGCGTCCCTTCGACGCCTCATAAAGCCGCTGCAATGCATATTGCGGCATGATGACATCTTTGGAGTTCTTGTAGGCGAAGGAATTGCGGGCGCGCCAGCGCTCAATCTGCGACCACCAGTCGGCCGTCTGCGCTTTTTCCGGTTTCTTCGGCAAAGCGCGCCACAGGCGAACCATGTCTTCCAGAACATGCCCGACATCGCCGATAACAGGCACGTCGACACGCACGGTCTTGTTGATCGAGGACGGATCGATATCGATATGGATCTTCTTGGAATTCGGCGAAAACGCATTGATGCGACCGGTAATACGGTCATCGAAACGCGCGCCGATGCAGACCATGACATCGCAATCATGCATCGTCATATTGGCTTCGTAGGAACCGTGCATGCCCAGCATGCCGAGCCAGTTCTTGCCGGAAGCCGGATAGGCGCCGAGACCCATCAGCGTCGAGGTGATCGGGAAATTGGTGAGCTCGACCAGTTCACGCAGCAGACGGGTTGCCTCCGGACCAGAATTGATGACGCCGCCGCCGGTGTAAAAAACCGGCTTCTTCGCTTTCGACATCAGTTCGATGGCAGCATGAATGGCGTTGAGGTCGCCCTGAACCTTCGGCTTGTAGCTCTTCTGCTGGATGGCGGCGGAAGGCGGCGTATAGGTGCCGGTGGCGAACTGAATATCCTTCGGAATATCGACAACGACGGGACCCGGACGGCCAGTCTGCGCGATGCGGAAGGCTTCATGGATGATGCCAGCCAGTTCGTTGACGTCCTTGACCAGCCAGTTGTGCTTGGTGCAGGGGCGCGTGATGCCGACGGTATCGCATTCCTGAAATGCGTCGGAACCGATCAGCGATGTCGGAACCTGGCCGGACAGGCAGACGAGCGGAATGGAATCCATCAGCGCATCCTGCAGCGGCGTCACCGCATTGGTGGCGCCGGGACCGGAGGTAACGAGCATGACGCCGACCTTGCCGGTGGAACGGGCATACCCTTCGGCCGCGTGGCCGGCACCCTGCTCATGACGCACGAGGATGTGCTGAATGTCTTCCTGCTGGAAAATCTCGTCATAAATCGGAAGAACGGCACCGCCGGGATAACCGAAGATGTGCTCGACGCCGTTGTCCTTCAGCGCCTGCAGAACGATCTCCGCACCTGTCATGCGATTGCTGTTTTCCGTATTGTCCTTATCCGTCATTGCCTGTTTCCATCCCGCTTTGGCTTTGGATATCGAGGAGCCCGAGGGCCTGTTTGAAGACATAAAAAAAGGCCCCTAGAGGAGCCTCGTTCAGCGCATGGGTGCTTTCGCCGGATGGTTATACCATCCTGCCCATGCGCCGTCCCACCACGATAAGTACGTTAAGATTTTTCATGGGCCGGAGTGTTAGCCAGAAAAGCCCCAGCCGTCAACGCATATTGCGGGAAAAAATCACCGCCGCCTTCTTTTATTACCCCGGCGGGGGCTTTGGCGAAATTTTCGAACGCGACCAATACACCTGTTGTTAAGCATAATCTTTTAGTCTCGAAAGCGCAGATGCTGCCCGAACCACCGCGATCATCCGCATGTACCGGGAAAAAATGTGAATAACGACACGTCTCATAACGCGTCCCGCATGGACGAAAACGAACGGCGATCCGGCGAGCAACCGGCAAACCGCATGCTCGGCCGCGTCATCGCGTGTAACGGCGCGCACGCCACCATTGCCGCAGAAACGGAACCCGGCTCCACCGATGTGTCGCAGCTCTGGTCCGTCGGACGCCTGATCTCCATCGAAATGGGCACGAGCCGTGTCACCGCGCTGGTCTTTTCCATGCGCACCGGCGACGACCACTGGGCAGCGGACAAGCCAAACAGGCTGCTGATCGACGTGGAACTCGTGGGTGAAGTGTATCGCACCGAAGACGGCAGCGAACGTTTTTCCACCGGCATCTCCCGTTACCCTTATCTCGGCGCGGTGGCGCACCGCATCCGCACCAGCGACCTTGCAAAGATTTACGACAGCGGCAAACGCGATGCCTGTGTCATCGGCAAGCTGACGCAGGACGACACGATCAACGCGGCGATCAGCATTCCTCAGATGCTTGCCAAACATTTCGCCGTCGTCGGATCGACGGGCGTGGGCAAGACCACCGCCGTTTCGCTGCTTCTGAACAAGGCGATCGAGACCGACCCGAAACTGCGCGTCCTCATTCTCGATCCGCATAATGAATTCGCGGCTGCTTTTCCCGATCATTCCGTCGTCATCGATACCGATACGCTGGACCTTCCCTTCTGGCTGATGCGGCTCGAGGAATTTGCCGAGGTGATTTTCCGCGGCCGCAAGCCCGTGCCGGAAGAGATGGATTTCCTCCGGGACCTCATTCCCGAAGCAAAAAAGGCATTTCGCGGCACCGAAGGTTCCGCCGTCCGCCGTACATCCGACAAGAGCGCGATCACGCCGGATACGCCGGTGCCATACCGCATCGCCGATCTTCTCGCCCTCATCGATGAGCGCATCGGAAGGCTGGAAGGCCGCGGCGAAAAACCCGCCTTGCGCACGCTGAAGGGCCGCATCCTCTCGGCCGTCAACGATACGCGCTATAATTTCATGTTCTCGAGCAATACGATCAACGACAACATTCTCGAGACGGTCGCGCATATCTTCCGCATCCCCGGGGAAGGCAAGCCGATTTCGGTTTTCCAATTGTCAGGCATCCCCTCCGAAGTGGTGAATTCGGTGGTCTCGGTGCTCTGCCGCATGTCCTTCGAGCTGGCGGTTCTGGCGCGCGGTTCGCTGCATATGCTTATCGTCTGCGAAGAAGCGCACCGTTATGTTCCGGCTGATCCCGAGCGTGGCTTTTTCCCCACCCGGCAATCCATCGCCCAGATCGCCAAGGAAGGCCGCAAATACGGCATTTCACTCGGCGTCATCAGCCAACGGCCAAGCGAGCTGGACCAGACCATCCTGTCGCAATGCTCGACCGTGTTCGCCATGCGGCTGTCGAACGAGATCGACCAGAAGATCATTCTCTCCGCCGTGCCGAACGCTTCGACCTCGACTACGAGCTTTCTCTCCTCCATCGGCAATGGCGAAGCCATCGCCTTCGGTGAGGCCGTGAACGTGCCGATGCGCATGCGCTTCGACCGTGTAGCCACGGCCAAGCTGCCGAAGGCGAGCGGCACGTCCAGCCATATGAACCATGAAACCCCTGACACGGTCGACCTGAACAGCATAGTCACCCGCATGCGCGCCACGGCCAAACCCGTTATCACCGGCTTCCAGCAAAGCGTGGAAGCGGCTTTTTCCGACCAGCCAGAACCGTCCGTATTCCAGACGGCAGACGACATCGATCGCTGGAAGCGAGAATTGGGAACGCCCGCAACGGGGGGATACGAACCCTACCGCCCGGATATGCTGCCCGGACGCACACCGCCTGTGCCATCCAATGCGGCGTCAACGGACCCCACCGCCGGCGCCGTCAACGATCTGCGCAAGGCGGGTTTCCAGATGCAGGCGCAGAATGGCCCGCCGCCCGGTGAGACGCGCCCCTCGTTGCGCGAAAGCCTGTTGAAAAAACCGCTCGGCAGCCTCTACCGCAAGGATTAGGCCCCTTTCACGGCTGGATGCGCGTCCAGTCATCCCCCATCTGGTTGCGGAACCAGGTCATCTGCCGTTTGGCATATTGGCGGGTCGCAGCCGCCGATTTTTCTATCACCTCCGCCGCACCCATGCGCCCAGTCAGCATATCGGCGATCTGAGCAACGCCAATCGCCTTCATCGCCGTTGCATCGGGCGCTAGATTGAGCGCAAGAAGCGCCTGGACCTCCTCCACCGCACCACTGTCCATCATCGCCTCAAAACGGCGGTTGATACGGTCATGCAGCACCGGCCTCTCCGGCAGGACGATGAATTTCTGCGCCCGCTCGGGATCGATGATCATCGGGCCGCTGGCGCGCTGGAAATCGCGGATCGATTTCCCCGTCGCCTCGAGCACCTCCAGTGCCCGGACGATGCGCTGGCCATCTCCCGGCTGCAGCATCTGCGCCATGGACGGATCGCGGCTCACCAATTCGGCGTGAAGCTTTGCCGCTCCCTCTTCGATCAACCGGGCGCGCAGCCCCTCGCGGAGGTCATCGGGAATGGCGGGCATATCGGAAAGGCCGCCGGTCAGCGCCTTGAAATAAAGCCCCGTACCGCCGACAATGACAGGAAAACGCCCCTCACCGCGCAGATCCGAAAGCAGTCCGGAAATATCCCGCAGCCATTCGCCGGTCGAATAGGCGCTGCCAGCGGGCACATGGCCGTAGAGACGGTGTGGCACCCCCTCCATTTCGTGGTCGGAAGGCCGGGCGGTCAGCACCCGCAGCGTGTCGTAAACCTGCATGCTGTCGGCATTGATGACGACGCCGTTCCGCTCCCGCGCCAGACGAAGCGCAAGCGCGGACTTGCCGCTTGCCGTCGGGCCGGTTATCAGGATCGCATCAAAATTCTGATCAAGGTTTTTCATCATGGCTCTGGTTGCCACGCTTATCGCCAATCCGTCAAATCCTGTTCTGACAGCAGCCCTCGGCGAAGCCGCCGCAAAGGCGGTCAATGCATCGGGCCTTTATTGGCTGGCCGACGGCATCGCCTGCGATATAGCCCTGCCCCTGGGCACCGCAGCCGAACAGGCGCGCAGCGCGATTGCAGCCGCGCTTATCGGAAAACCCATCGATATCGTCATCCAGGAGCAGGACCAGCGGCGCAAGAAGCTGCTGATCGCCGACATGGATTCAACCATGATCGGCCAGGAGTGCATCGACGAGCTG
This window of the Agrobacterium fabrum str. C58 genome carries:
- a CDS encoding pyridoxine 5'-phosphate synthase — translated: MPAKLSVNLNAIAMLRNRRDLPWPDVAHFGQIALSAGASGLTVHPRPDQRHIRFSDLPVLRALIDDRFPGAEFNIEGYPTEDFLVLCEKTQPEQVTLVPDDPSQATSDHGWDFRKHAVFLKDVVGRLKAGGMRVSLFADGDGEREPVELAAETGAARIELYTGPYGGCFDDTQKADLLVEKLGQTADHAAALGLAVNAGHDLTVANLPKLMKRIPNLAEVSIGHGLTADAMEYGMAETVRRFCQACGQRNS
- a CDS encoding MerR family transcriptional regulator; protein product: MQDGRMPFEHGDEDKPNLRISSFLPDVSLPSSLPAEPVPIADMANIFGVTHRTLHFYEEKALLTSKRIGQMRVYTHRNVQRMAVINVCREVGISVAAITEIMEKLVRSLSQEEADDIFHAALRQRKRELTSELSTLQRQAQQIEELLVTETDADGMDGTERAPAKDIALTDTERKCLELMAEGYAPVRLARALGLSGSDLNTLEAKIIGKFSASNRFQAVAKAVLLGVIRA
- a CDS encoding ATP-dependent DNA helicase; the encoded protein is MLFSPQQDEALKAVSRWLKEGRTPVFRLFGYAGTGKTTLAKHFAENVDGEVLFAAFTGKAAQVLRSRGATNARTIHSLIYRPRGEETVEDEETGKTSVAPMFSINRQSPLAKAALIIIDECSMVDEQLGKDLMSFGTPILVLGDPGQLPPVSGGGFFTEQEPDFLLSEIHRQAKDNPIIHLAMDVREGREIMRGDYGSAQVISKSEVTQSLVLEADQVLVGTNRTRRRYNQRLRELKGFSADYPQSGDKLVCLRNDPAKGLLNGSLWQVMSSSRETVKPGINLMIRPEDDDMDRGAAKIKLLKAAFEDVETEIPWSTRKRYDEFDFGYALTVHKAQGSQWNNVVLFDESYAFRDSRERWLYTAITRAAETLTIVR
- a CDS encoding SRPBCC family protein; protein product: MTETFNPDLDLKISRIIKAPRRLVWNAWTDKTSLEQWWVPHPGQCRVDKMELHPGGAFETRYSEDGREFGQHVSGCFLAVDHEQRLIFTDALTAGFRPSAQPFLTAVMTFRDHPDGMEYEAYAMHNNLADRDRHAEMGFFDGWNTVAEQLAQLVEKQAAH
- a CDS encoding ArsR/SmtB family transcription factor, with the translated sequence MENYSDALNDIFQSLADPTRRAVILRLGGGEASIGTLAEPFAMALPSFMKHIRQLEEAGLIVTRKQGRVRFCSLEKQRFSMLDGWLSQQRAVWEGRTDRLEQFVMAQQDRMSSKGENDQ
- a CDS encoding COG4315 family predicted lipoprotein, whose protein sequence is MSMKIRFIVPALVLAFAGTAYAAPAVETVKTDKGNVLAGEKGMTLYTFKNDKKGVSNCYDKCAVNWPPFFAAASDKAEGAYSLLKRKDGKMQWAKDGMPLYYWVKDTKKGDATGDGMNGVWDAAKP
- a CDS encoding RNA polymerase sigma factor, whose translation is MPQNPDGMNGEKRGSHSPATGSFETEMLALIPMLRRYSRSLSRSDADGEDLLQDCVEKALANKRQWRGTGLKTWAYTIMTNLYRNRHRAEKRHPSESLDGHETIAIPDTLSDTLENDRLHRALALLSPDMRAVLMLVTVEGYSYQEAAETLAIPLGTVMSRLSRARETLRQHLAEDNIIPLRRPR
- a CDS encoding anti-sigma factor family protein, translated to MKRPDAITEDDLHAYVDGLLSDDDRAAVESWLAERPEDQSRVQAWKKQADILRNAFASYAAAHPHDASMLGPQKRDRTWRLKPALLRTAAALLIFVAGAAAGRLLPSSFSTPQDVTLASLTTDIPAQAKSAYLIYASEVRHPVEVGAGEQQHLATWLGKRLGYPFAIPDLSKIGYDLVGGRLIPVSGKPGAMLMYQDKTGRRVTVLVGHNEENRTTSFRMASADGVETFYWIDNELGYAVSAELSRDEVQAIAEECYRQFPT